A window of Hordeum vulgare subsp. vulgare chromosome 5H, MorexV3_pseudomolecules_assembly, whole genome shotgun sequence genomic DNA:
TCACTAGCCCTAGCTCACGGGTTGTCGAGGGAATCATCGGTTGAGGAAAAGGGCGACGGCGACCATGATTGTCGACAATTGGGGGGCGTCGTCTAGTCCAGCGGAATGACaaggcggcggcagcagcagcagcagctcctaTGAGCCTATGACCTGGACTGCATACAGATGAACTCTCTGGTGGCTATGGTACCCCTGGTTTCAGTAGGTCAATGCTCCATGACCAGTGCAGTGCAATGTCTTCTAAAGTTGGAATCATGGCTGCCGTTGAAAGAGGGATGCCAGCCCGGTAGCTTTCTGCCTACTGCAGCCTGCAGGCATGTGTTGCAGGTTGAAAGAGCTGTTGCTTGAATTCCCTCCTGATCTTGGCATCTTTCCCTCTATAGCAAACATGGACAAGTACAATTAAGGCACTGTTCAGCAGCTGTACTCGGTAGTTGGCtttgcaacagcaccaccacaCCACAGATCATACCTATCTACCATGTTCTGGTGCATGTACCAGTAAATTGCTGGTGAAATCAGCATGGCCTGCTCTACCAATAGGCTCAGATTGTCAGGCAATTGGTATCTCCCTGTGCAATCTTCTTTCTGTCGAAATCAGTCATGCCTCAACTTATCTTGTTTTCCGCATGCGTGTCACACGGAGTCCTCGAGTCGGCAAGGGTATTGGCCAGGCTGCAAATTTTCCTATAAATTTTACACAGTTGCCTCAACTCTCTCAACTTTCAGTTCATTGAATTTGACGCGATTTGCGTTTCGCACAGGACACTTGGGAAGAACTTTGCATTCTGAATTAAGCGGGGTTTCAGCACCCATTTGAAGCAACGTTGTCGCAATTCAAGTAATATTTCCATCCATCAAGTGGATCTCATTCAATAGCTTGAGCTGTTAGATTACAAATATATATTGTTTGTAAAAACTTGAACTTGTCACTGTTCACCATTTTAATCAGCAAAAAATGTACAGTACTCAGAAGGTAATAGGATCAGTTAAGTGTCATATTCAACTGGCAAGTGGTAGCAAAATACTCCccttgtcccaaaataactgtctcaacattGTACTAGCTTATTtacaaaattatactaagcttaagacacttattttgagatggagggagtaataGGCCTCCACAGCACTCATACTTAAGTTCAACAAATATGCAAACAGAAATGATGCTCATCACTCACCAATTTGGTGTAAAAATCAAAGAATAATATGAACAATTTGTAGTTACGTAGAAAAGTGAGACTCGAAAAAGCTTCAAAGTAGACGCTATAATATTCTACTCATTCAGAGATTACACATACAGTactcccttggatcaggaggctacAGATAGATACACATCAGCCTATTTTCATACTTCATCACTGGCCATCATATAGTGGCATCATACCGCATCAGTAGACATCTTATATTAGACTGATGCTCGAGTTATCGATATAATTTATTTCCAGCAGCGCCATAGCTTATATGTGCAATGCAGCATCACTGCTTCACTTTGGTGTTGAGCCTTCACCGAGCTTGGATGGTCGGGCCTCTCCCGTCCGTGGACTGTCTCGCCCCCCTAGAGGGCTGCGTTCATGCCTCAGCTCGGTGATGCGAGGGCTGTAGGCCTTCTCAGAAATACAAGGACTGCGGATGCCTTTCAGTTCTGTGACAGGAGTGCCACCTGAGCTGGTGATCTTCGGACTATTCAGGCGCTTGATCTCACCGCGACTTCTGGTGACCATGTCATCAAGGATCTCTGCGCTCTGGGTGTGTCCCAATGCAACATCAATATCTTGCTGAAATTTACATAAGTGAGTGTCAAGCTAGTGTAACAGGATTAAAATTGTTCAGCCGTCATAAGCTAAACCTTACAAAATGGCATGGTGATATGCAAGGCTGCTTTTCAGGACAGATCAAGAGTTGATGGACTCACCGCAGCAAGGTTGAATGGTATAGCCGGTGATTCCTCATACTCCGCTGCGTCCAGGTCATTGAGATGTGCACCTTTGAAGAGCTTTGGGAGGATATACTGCCTGACTGGAACCAGGAGCATGATCATGAGGGGGAAAAGAACCCCAGCTATCGGGATCCATGTGATCCCAAAGCAAACAAGCAGATATGTTgtctggaaaagtgtgaacatggCTATCGTCTTGAATGGCACGGTCTCGACAAATGTTGTGTGGTACTCTTCTAGCACCCTGCAAAGATTGGTAAACAGTAAGCATTTAAGTCTCGCACGGGGGCTGCTGATTACTAGACTACAAACAATTTTACATATTTGATTTTACTGCTGTATATATAATAATACGATTTATTGTTTCCATCAGAGTCAGATTATGCATCCGTGTGTACTTCCATACATGTGTGCAGTAGCATGTTCAGATTTCCTGACTTTACAGTAACAAAACGAGTGAAACTTACTTGTATCTTCTGCTGGGAGCAGTGAAGAGCAGCAATATCCGTTCCCAGAACTGGTTACCTGGCAAGCTCTCAATTGCCATGAAGGCAAAATAGCCCCAGAGGACAGCCGTGGGGATCTTCTTAAGCAGCGGCATAGCGGCAATACAGCCCCCAACCATCACAGCCTGTAGAAAGTTGCTCAACCTTTGCTCCTTGACCTCCATAGGCAGCAGATCATCAATCTCTTTCTCTATGTCAAAGATTGTCTCGTCAACCGGTGCATCGAAGTTACCCATGCTTGATGCTAACTGGACAGTGGAGTCCTTAAGCTCGTTTAAGCCCTACATTTTGTGAAAATGGCACTGTAATATCAGATTCATGCACTATACTACTTCTATATACAATACCGTGACAATTTAATTTCAATCAGATCCGGGCGTACTTTGACGGACTGTTGCTGGTGGATCAGCGGTGTCTGAATCTGATGATAAGCGTCCTGCATGCTGTTGTACAGTTGGCTCAAGCTAGCGTTCTGGCGCATGCTTTGCCGTGCCGTGGCCACTAGTCGGTTACGGAGTATCTGTAGAGAAATTTATAGCCATTTTAATGGAAGTGTCAAGTATTGATCAAGTATCAGAAGTTCAGAACATTCCTATATCCTACCTGATGCTTTAGAGTAGCCAAGCTCTTTGTATGCATCGGCGACTGTGGAATGACGCCATTGGATGGAGGGATACCAATTAGGCCACATAGCAATGTCTGTTCAAGAAATTACACTGAAATAAGATAAACATAAACCAAATATTGAAGTCATTACCTAGAGTTGTACTCATATGGACATACCAGGAAGCCTAGGAGAAGCAAATCATAGTGGAAAGATGGAGGTTTCCTCAAGTTGAACTCTGCCTGCTGGGCAAGCTGGGACGCTACGCTGTGATCAAAGTAGTACAGGACAGCAATCATTGTTGCAGGCATGAAGGCACCAATGATGTACATGAGTGGCACATTGGGCATATCCTGCTCAATGGTATTGGAAACATTTGATGAGCTCTGATGGTTCTCATGAAGAAACTTGAATGTCTCAGAAGTCTGGTTGAGTTTATGTAGTAGTACCTGGATGACTGTCCAATTGTCATATGCACCAGGGGACCATGGATTAGGACTGAAGAGGCGCCGCGGGATTCCTTTCGGCACACTGTCATGTGGTATGTAGGAAACTCCAGTCCACACCAGCACCATCAGTGGAACGCCGTAGTCAGCGATGAAGCCACGCAGCCAACCTAAGGTGCGACAAAGCAAAGAAAGTGGAGCAATACAGAGTTTGTTAACTGAACCGCATAACAATTGTAGGGGAAAGTGGAGGAGATTTGAGGCAATAAAATTCTCATAGCATCTGCAGGACCAGTTACAATTGACAGTGGATGTACCTGCCCCATAGCGCCAGGATCGCGCTTTCCTGCTCCGCAGCGCGGTGAGCAAAAGGCCAAATGACAACACGATAGCGAACATTCCGTTGGCAAACCTCCATGATGGAACAAACTGTAGTGCTTTTATGTTCTCCCTCTCAGGAATGCGGAACTCGTCAACAAGCCCCTGCGTCCAACCCAGGTATGTGAGCCACGCTTGCAACCGTTTATTAAATACAGATAGTTCAGCTTGCACAATGCTTCTGTTACTGACCATTTGTTATCTCAAATAAACATTTTTTATTTGAATACTTCCAGTGTTTAGAATTTAGGCCAAAGCATAATTAGAGATTTAGGACAAGGAAACATTTAGTTGGAGCAATGGccaaacagcataatcactgattgTGCAATTTGAGGACATCCCTATTAGCCTCCATGTGCTTTTCAGCTTCTGCACATGTCATTGGACTAACCTAGTAGGCTCTCCCACTAGTTGGCACTACAGTAGTGCACAACTCTTAGAGAAGTACTTTGTGTTTTGCATCAAGTTCATACCACATTCACCTCAAAGAAACCGAACCAACATCGACAAAATGTCTCGATAACTCTCTGCATCATCACATGATGTCAAGACCAAACAAGCAAGGACACCAAAAGAGGCCCTGGTGTGTGTACCAACCTTGATAGCTTGCTGCATGAAGAGCATTGCGATGAGGAGCCCGAACAGCTCGCCGGCGATGCGGGTGAACCGGTTTATTATGGAGCACGCGCCTAGCACCGCCAGCAAGAACAGCAAGACGGCAGTCCAGACGCAGACCCTGCACACACAAATCCATGGCTTCaaacccaattttttttaaaCTGCAACTGGACCAACCCACAACAGTAACCATCTGCATCAATGCAACAGGGATGACTTACCAACCGGCCCAGGCGAGGAAGAGGTTGGGACCGAGGTCGGCCCTGTCCTTGGCAAAGCTGAACATGAATGTGTACATGATCACCGTCGGCTCGGCAACGCCGAGGATCAGCAGGGGCTGCCCTCCTACAACGGAGTGGATTATGCCGCACAGGGCGGTGGATGCCAGTGTCTGCACTGCTGTGAGCACTCCATCTGCACCAACCATTAGAGCCCCCTTAGTAAGTAAGCAAGCTTGTCTGGTCACTCACTCAAATGCACTGAAACTAACACCAAAACAGAactcaaacacacacacacccccaccaaaaaaaaaacaaaaaaacaaaaaaaaaacagaaaacttggCTCCTCCATTACCGGTGCTCCTCTCCAATTGCTCCCCGAACGATATCACGGGTATCGCGGACGCGAAGAATATGTAGGTGGTTGGCGCTAGGATCCTGAAACACACGGGACGCAGCAGCTTCGTCATTCCAAGATCTTGTGCCGCCAACGCAATGCTAGGAGAGAGCAAGGCAGATGCGTGCATATATACCTTATACCGGCACTGAAGCCTCCGGTCCAGTCCTGCTTGTAGCAGGTGAGCCGCCCACGGAGGTCGTTCTTGATGCCTCGGAGGGGCACGAAGCTCTCCTCCATTTCCTCGGGACCCCGAAAAAGGGATTCACTTCACTTCACTTCCCCTCGGAAACACGAAGGAGTCGGAGAGTGTACTGAGATGGCCACAGGGTGTGAGACGAGACCCAGATTACATCTTGCAGCAGACCGGGCCGGGAGAAACGCTACGAGTCTGCGAGCTCGCTCTGCATTTAGCACAGATCCATGGTGAGCAGCACTGGCGAGTGAGCGGgcgagggagggagggcgggATTTGAGGAGGAGAAGGTGTCAGAAGGTAGTGGAACTGTGGGAGATAGATGACGGCTATATAGACAGACGGGGCATCCACGATGGAGAAGCGGAGAGAGTCACTGTCATGGCCTAACAAGAATTTCCTCGCGCAAAGGGAGATTACCCACGGGATCAGGGGAAGGCTAAAAGGGAGTATATGCTAGCGCAGGATGGTTGTGGCTTTGCGTGGCTGATGGTAGTCCTAAATCCTATCCTGTCCTCTCCTCTTGAGGGTAGAGCCTGGTTCTGGCTGTTAGTCGCTACTCCCTCTGACTAGATTAGTTGTGGTGCTAACTCGTTTTAGGAGTTGTATGTTGGCCAAACATTCCTAAGTTTGACTACCACCATTAGGGAAAAAAAGTTACCAGGACAATGACATGAAGTTGATATTGCCAGAGCTATTATGACATGTGCTCTTGGGGCTCATTTATATTCACTGGCACTGGCGTGGAGGGCCAGTCCAGCTCTAGCTGTCTCTCTGGCTGAGGGAAGGAGCCAAGCAGCTTCCTCTAATCAATTAAGAAATCTTCTTGTAGGTTTTCATCGAGTGTTTTAATTAAGTTGATCTTTTTACTGGATTTAAGGTAGAAAGGCCTCTTGGGAGAATGTCCATGTGCGTTTGTAAACTGATGTTGTATGTATGTGCAGGAAATACTCAGCTTGTTAATCAAATACTATTATACAACTGCTTGAGAACACATGAAACCCACTGCAAATCATGAAGCTTTTTAAGAAATGCTAATCATTGTGAAACTGTAGCTTTCAGCAGTGGCCCTTTTCACCTTTTGCATCTCATAAGTCGTTACTTTTCTTTTCTGTAGCAAAGCTTATTTCTAATAGGATGGATTGACACTTGACCAAGGGACAAAACCAACATTCTGAAGCATAGCTGCCAGTTTAAGCATCGTGCATGTAACTGTAAACTGCAATTAATTTATGGAGGCAGCAGGCCAATAGCTGTTCTGTAAAAGCAACTCCAACGGGCCGTTCCAAATGGACGGCAAATTTGTTCGTTTTTTATCCGTTTGGGTTGGCCGTCCGTCCGGCATCCGTCCTGTTTTAGATTTAGGTCGGCAGTGCGTTCAACACGTCGGCTCATTTCATGTCCGcggtcaacatatttaaaaaaggtCCGCGGCCGATCATGCCAGCGGCCATGTTTCATGCCAACACCATACCAGCGGCCATGTTTCATGCCGGCGCCGGCATACAATGCCGGCCTAAAAAAATAGCACCAAAGTCATGCTGGCACACTCGCGAGCGCCAGCAGGCCGACACACATGCGAGCACAAAAAAAAGGTGGGACTTGAGTTCGACCACGCCATTGCGTCCCCCTGGTCATGCCAGCACACCTGCTGGCATCCAAAAAATATGTCGCTCGCCGCAATAGATCACTCGTTGTCGAAGTTGAGCATGTTGGCCTGCCTCTTCTCGAACCACAGCCTCTTCCTTGGCGACACGGTGTTGAGATCCACCTTTATGATCTCCACCCCGGTCATCATGCTCGCGAGAGCCACTTCTTTGGCCTTGGTCTTGGCGTTGGCGGCCTCGATCtctagcatcttggcttgcttctccgcctccatccCAAACATCTGTActtgcttctccgcctccatccCAAGCATCTGTActtgcttctccgcctccatgtcaagcctcctcctttggaGCTCCAAGAAGGCGTTTATTTGCTCTTCTCTTTCTTGCCGGCGCTTCTCCCCCCTTAAGTCCTTTTTGGTGATCATGCCCTCCACGGTTGCGATCAAGGCGATCGATGCCGCATCCCacttgaaaaggacgtggatgtcgcctagaggggggggggggtgaataggcgctttaaaatagttaaggtttaggcttcaacaaatgcggaataaaactaacgtttaatatgtcaagcacaaaacctacaaacaactaggctcacctatgtgcaccaacaacttatgctcagcaagataaacaactaagtgatagcaagatatattacaataaacaatatgtctatcacaaagtaaagtgcataagtaaagggttcgggtaagagataaccgaggcacggggagacgatgatgtatcccgaagttcacacccttgcggatgctaatctccgttagagcggtgtggaggcacaatgctccccaagatgccactaaggtcaccgtaatctcctcacgccctcgcacaatgcaagatgccgtgattccactaagggacccttgagggcggtcaccgaacccgtacaaatggcaacccttgggggcggtcaccgaacccgtacacgtgacaacccttgggggcggttaccggtacctgtacgaattgctcggggcaatctccacaacctaattggagaccccgacgcttcccggagcttcacaccacaatgattgagctccgagacaccaccaagcttctaggacgccaaagcatccacgaagaacaatatctagggtactaagtaccaagggtagtaagcttctcaaacttcacttccacatatcaccgtggagaactcaaaccgatgcaactaatgcaatggcaagaacacacgaagtggtcaagtccctcacactcaaatccctccacaacaacaaaagctatggagaaatatgagaggaagaacaaggagctcacaaagaactccaagatcaagatccaaggggttcccctcacatagaggagaaagtgattggtggagatgttgatctagatctcctctctcttttccctcaagaacaagcaagaatcattggagggattgagagtaatcaagctctaagaatgtcaacaatggaggtagaacaagaactCAACGGATAgatgagaccaagggggaagaagaccccctttatatagtgggggaaggaatcagaccgttacccccactttctgcccgagctccagggtactaccgctggcactccagcggtactaccgccagctagcggtactaccgctggcactccagcggtactaaaaCTCACAAAATTGgtggagatgtgagtcctctaagaatgaagaaccggcaaaaactccaacatcgaaaacatcatagtagttgcatatggactccgttttcgatgaactcgagcttgtcatgaagatgaccataagctctaaaactcacaaagagaaacaccaaataagaaccaagaagtatgatgcaaaggatgcaaatggtttgagctctcaacgaacgatacgatcaagctactcacttgagagcccccgttgatagaacaacaatctatcctaaccagaaaacctatcaagggcaaacctataccttgcacctcatcctcttgagctagatgatgatgatcttggcttcctcaagatggaccacctttcttgattgtgttggcttgatgaagactagttgattgctcccccatactcactatgggtgagccactcttcagcatatcttcacaagtccattgccaccataatggacggcaagcttcaagcatgctatcttcatgctgatccacttgaacttgcacaccgcaatcttgatgacgatcacaacttgacgtcatagtccatgggttgtatgagatcttccctttgacgcaagcccatggaaacacacctaacccccacatagaactctcacgaagaccatgggttagtacacaaacacgtaatggacaatgcttaccataccatgggatcacttgatccctctcggtacatcttgtacgctttgtgtgttgatcatcttgatttactctttgtctgagatcttgatcaaccattgatgatgatcacaacttgatgtcatactccatgggttgtatgagatcttccctttgacgcaagcccatgtaaacacacctaacccccacatagaactctcacgaagaccatgggttagtacacaaacacgtaatggacaatgcttaccataccatgggatcacttgatccctctcggtacatcttgtacgctttgtgtgttgatcatcttgatttactctttgtctgagatcttgatcaaccatgtgtctctatgaccattctttggataataccttgaataccatcttggtcatcatataaactccttgaacccaactgatggacttcaagaagtgcctatggacaaatccataccatgggatcacttgatccctctcggtacatcttgtacgctttgtgtgttgatcatcttgatttactctttgtctgagatcttgatcaaccatgtgtctctatgaccattctctggataataccttgaataccatcttggtcatcatataaactccttgaacccaacagatggacttcaagaagtgcctatggacaaatcctataaatgtaacttaaggcaaccattagtccataggaattgtcatcaagtaccaaaaccacatatggagatatatgctccaacaccaCTTGTCCTCCTTGGAGTTGGTCTCCCCCATCGGTCGAGCCTTCTCGCCGTCCCCAACCTCCTCCACGACTTGCTTCCCACCACGTGACTTGAGGCCGACATATTgcgccttgaacttctcctcgtCTTTGATCACCCTAAAGCAATGGGAGAGGTTGAAGCACTTGCCGTTGTGTTGGACCTTGAATGCCTCCAACGCTTGAAATGCCTACAAATGTAtttcatgcaagcatattgaCAAAATGATATGCAAAAGCATGTACATGATGACACAAAAAGAGGGCGGCTTGCTAGCATACCATGTCTTGCACACCGATGCCGCTCATGGGGCGGGCCTTGACACTCTCAAGagtggcacaaaacttgttgcactcttATCGAATCACCCTCCAACGCTTCGAAATGGACACCCACCCACGCGCGCTTGCCATTTGATACAACAGAAACTTCTTGCGCTCATGAAACTCATGGTGAACACGAATCCAAAAGGTTGAATGCTTTTGTTAGGCGCCCGTCTTGGGGTCTTGCCCAATGTCTCTCCAACACTCGCAAAGAAACTTGTCCTCGGTCGTCGTGTATGCCTTGGTCCGCTTGCTATTGCGCTTCGGTGCCATCCAGTCCGCTTGGTTGGCGAGCTCGTCCTCAAACAAAGGCTCCGCTTCGATGTCGCACTTGTCCTCTTCCTCTAGCCTGAAGTTCTCCGGGAACTCATGATCGAGAGGGAAGCCGTCCAGGTTCAGGCCAATGTCGACCTGATCACGCATGAAGGCGGCCTGATCTTCTTTGTAGCCTCGGCCATCCTGGCTTTGTGTCTCATCGGGATCGAAGCCAGCGGCCTGCGCACCACCCTCGAAGATCATGTTCTGCATGTAGTCGTCGGCGGCCGGCATTCCATCGAACAGGTTGCGCGCGCCCGGTAGCTGGTCGGCTGGCGTCTGCCTCACACGTTTCCTCGCGCCTCTGATGACGAGCCACCGGCCACCGGTGTGGCGTTGAGGTCAATGGTCGTGGGCGCGGGCGTGGAAGGCGCGACCATGCTCACCTCGGGCGAGCACTCCCCCAAGAGGCGGGAGGCCTGCGGGTAGATGTGGAAGCCGGACACCGGGTTGCAAGACAATGCGCGGGGCGAGTCGGGCAGCAGCACACGAGGGAAGGCGGATGAGCTGGTGCTGACCGCGGCGGCCACGACGGCGTTGACGAGGCCGTGCTGGCTAGGGTTTAACCCCAACATGCAAAGCGCCTCCCTCGTTGCCGCCGCGACGCGGGCGTTGGTGACCTGCTGCGCGGCGGCTGCTGCGTGGCGGCCGTCGCGATGGCTTCATCCCTTGCGCCCGCCGCGTGCCTCCGGTCCTTCCTCTTGGCCGACTCCTTTGCCCGCTGTTCGGCCGTCAGCACCTTCTTCGGCTTCGACGCGGCGACCTTCTGGGAGGCGCAAGGCTTGCCTTTGTCGGACGCGAGGGAGGCCAGGCCAGCTGCGGCGTCGAGGTCGA
This region includes:
- the LOC123395257 gene encoding boron transporter 1-like, which codes for MEESFVPLRGIKNDLRGRLTCYKQDWTGGFSAGIRILAPTTYIFFASAIPVISFGEQLERSTDGVLTAVQTLASTALCGIIHSVVGGQPLLILGVAEPTVIMYTFMFSFAKDRADLGPNLFLAWAGWVCVWTAVLLFLLAVLGACSIINRFTRIAGELFGLLIAMLFMQQAIKGLVDEFRIPERENIKALQFVPSWRFANGMFAIVLSFGLLLTALRSRKARSWRYGAGWLRGFIADYGVPLMVLVWTGVSYIPHDSVPKGIPRRLFSPNPWSPGAYDNWTVIQDMPNVPLMYIIGAFMPATMIAVLYYFDHSVASQLAQQAEFNLRKPPSFHYDLLLLGFLTLLCGLIGIPPSNGVIPQSPMHTKSLATLKHQILRNRLVATARQSMRQNASLSQLYNSMQDAYHQIQTPLIHQQQSVKGLNELKDSTVQLASSMGNFDAPVDETIFDIEKEIDDLLPMEVKEQRLSNFLQAVMVGGCIAAMPLLKKIPTAVLWGYFAFMAIESLPGNQFWERILLLFTAPSRRYKVLEEYHTTFVETVPFKTIAMFTLFQTTYLLVCFGITWIPIAGVLFPLMIMLLVPVRQYILPKLFKGAHLNDLDAAEYEESPAIPFNLAAQDIDVALGHTQSAEILDDMVTRSRGEIKRLNSPKITSSGGTPVTELKGIRSPCISEKAYSPRITELRHERSPLGGRDSPRTGEARPSKLGEGSTPK